A single genomic interval of Haloterrigena salifodinae harbors:
- a CDS encoding aminotransferase class I/II-fold pyridoxal phosphate-dependent enzyme, with protein MEDRGFDLEDRLRSLEDTDLKRSLSPVDRVAERGYFAPPSGGELPVLDSTEALVFASNNYLGLTDDQRVENAARQAAATVGTGAGASRLVTGDTMVHRDLERQLAETKDAERALVFSSGYAANVGTIAALAPDVIFSDELNHASIIDGCRLADAETVVYDHCDAADLRSKLEDRADRAGSSEESWLVVTDSVFSMDGTVAPLEAICDAAEAHGAWVMVDEAHATGLYVDGGGVVQAEGIADRVHIQLGTLSKALASQGGYVAGSEDLIECLVNDARSFVFSTGLAPPAAAAASEALHVARHSDVRERLWENVSHLRDGLESMGLEVLGDSQILPVIVGDRTDALALAEGVRERNVVAPAIRPPTVPEGTSRIRVVPMATHDRDDIVACLEAFRATGDELGLL; from the coding sequence ATGGAAGATCGCGGGTTCGACCTCGAGGACCGGCTCCGATCGCTCGAGGACACCGATCTGAAACGATCGCTTTCGCCCGTCGACCGAGTCGCCGAGCGTGGCTACTTCGCCCCGCCGTCGGGCGGCGAGCTACCGGTCCTCGACTCGACCGAGGCGCTGGTTTTCGCCTCGAACAATTACTTGGGGCTGACCGACGACCAGCGCGTCGAGAACGCCGCCCGGCAGGCCGCCGCGACCGTCGGCACGGGCGCCGGCGCGAGCCGGCTCGTGACCGGCGATACGATGGTCCACCGGGACTTAGAGCGCCAGCTCGCCGAGACGAAAGACGCTGAGCGCGCGCTCGTCTTCTCCTCGGGGTACGCCGCCAACGTCGGGACGATCGCGGCCTTAGCGCCGGACGTGATCTTCTCCGACGAGCTCAATCACGCGAGCATCATCGACGGCTGTCGACTCGCCGACGCCGAGACGGTCGTCTACGACCACTGCGACGCCGCGGACCTGCGGTCGAAACTCGAGGACCGGGCCGACCGCGCCGGCTCGAGCGAGGAGTCCTGGCTGGTCGTCACCGACTCCGTGTTCAGCATGGACGGCACCGTCGCGCCCCTCGAGGCGATTTGCGACGCCGCCGAGGCCCACGGCGCGTGGGTGATGGTCGACGAGGCCCACGCGACCGGGCTCTACGTCGACGGCGGCGGCGTCGTCCAGGCCGAGGGCATCGCGGACCGCGTCCACATCCAGCTGGGAACGCTCTCGAAGGCGCTGGCGAGTCAGGGCGGCTACGTCGCGGGCAGCGAGGACCTAATCGAGTGTCTCGTCAACGACGCCCGCTCGTTCGTCTTCTCGACCGGCCTCGCCCCGCCCGCCGCCGCCGCCGCCAGCGAGGCGCTGCACGTCGCCCGTCACAGCGACGTCCGCGAGCGTCTCTGGGAGAACGTCTCGCACCTCCGAGACGGCCTCGAGTCGATGGGTCTGGAGGTGCTCGGCGACTCGCAGATCCTCCCGGTCATCGTCGGCGATCGAACCGACGCGCTCGCGCTCGCGGAGGGCGTGCGAGAACGAAACGTCGTCGCGCCCGCGATCAGGCCCCCCACGGTTCCCGAGGGAACCAGTCGCATCCGGGTCGTTCCGATGGCGACCCACGATCGCGACGACATCGTCGCCTGCCTTGAGGCGTTCCGGGCGACCGGGGACGAACTCGGACTCCTATGA
- the bioD gene encoding dethiobiotin synthase, protein MTDPIAVVGTGTGIGKTVVTAGITRWFRERGVDTRAIKPAQTGHPPDDDAAFVADACGDSEAATCPHYLEPALAPRVAAEMADEELSYEELRVACEDAVAETAAPIVEGIGGLRVPLAGDREVIDLVADLEATAVVVTRSGLGTLNHTALSIEALERRGVDIAGIVCNEYAGATVAERTNPDELERMTGYGVETVPPLDGESPAALATGVADALSASFLERLSTADD, encoded by the coding sequence ATGACCGACCCCATCGCAGTCGTTGGCACCGGAACCGGAATCGGAAAGACCGTCGTCACCGCGGGGATCACCCGCTGGTTTCGCGAGCGAGGCGTCGACACCCGAGCGATCAAACCTGCCCAGACGGGGCATCCGCCGGACGACGACGCTGCGTTCGTCGCCGACGCCTGTGGGGACTCGGAGGCGGCGACCTGTCCCCACTATCTCGAGCCCGCGCTGGCGCCGCGAGTCGCGGCCGAGATGGCCGACGAGGAACTCTCCTACGAGGAACTTCGGGTGGCCTGCGAGGACGCCGTCGCCGAGACGGCCGCCCCGATCGTCGAGGGGATCGGCGGGCTCCGCGTCCCGCTGGCCGGCGACCGCGAGGTGATCGATCTCGTCGCCGACCTCGAGGCGACGGCCGTCGTCGTCACCCGCTCAGGGCTGGGCACGCTGAACCACACCGCGCTCTCGATCGAGGCCCTAGAGCGTCGCGGCGTCGACATCGCGGGGATCGTCTGCAACGAGTACGCCGGTGCGACGGTCGCCGAGCGGACGAACCCCGACGAACTCGAGCGTATGACCGGCTACGGCGTCGAGACGGTGCCGCCGCTCGACGGCGAGTCGCCGGCGGCGCTGGCCACCGGCGTCGCCGACGCGCTCTCGGCTTCGTTCCTCGAGCGACTCTCGACTGCGGACGACTGA
- a CDS encoding replication factor C large subunit, with amino-acid sequence MTDWTEKYRPTTLSEVRGNNKARDKLEDWAESWDDHRDAVIVHGSPGVGKTSAAHALAGDMGWPVMELNASDSRGADVIERVAGEASKSGTLTGGEAGRRLVILDEADNFHGNADYGGSAEVTRVVKDANQPIVLVANEFYDMSQSLRNSCETIEFRDVSKRSIVPVLRDICRREDVEFEEEALEKIAEDTSGDLRSAVNDLQAVAEEAERLTVEDVVTGQRDTTEGIFDFLDALIKEEDAEGALRASYDVDENPDEMLNWIEDNVPKDYAGAELADAYEFLANADRWLGRVRATQDYSYWRYASDNMTAGVAASRREPKGGWTRYGPPSYWSKLGRTKGTRNTRDAIAERIAEREGTSVGTARREILPFLSAMTHHCKNRDLTVRMAAVYELDEKEVSFVTGSGKDTNKVESIVEEAEERRTEETVEHSGSAFFEPEDAGDGDGEDDPDAADSSDEADGQETLATAGSADDANGAAESATDEPDADGGEDPDADDDQSGLSDFL; translated from the coding sequence ATGACCGACTGGACCGAGAAGTACCGTCCGACGACACTGTCGGAGGTACGCGGAAACAACAAGGCCCGCGACAAACTCGAGGACTGGGCCGAGAGCTGGGACGACCACCGGGATGCGGTGATCGTCCACGGGAGCCCGGGCGTGGGGAAGACCTCCGCGGCCCACGCGCTGGCCGGCGACATGGGGTGGCCGGTGATGGAGCTCAACGCCAGCGACAGCCGGGGGGCCGACGTCATCGAGCGCGTCGCGGGCGAGGCCTCGAAGAGCGGGACGCTCACGGGCGGCGAGGCCGGCCGGCGACTGGTGATCTTAGACGAGGCGGACAACTTCCACGGCAACGCCGACTACGGCGGTTCGGCCGAGGTCACGCGGGTCGTCAAGGACGCCAACCAGCCGATCGTCCTCGTGGCCAACGAGTTCTACGACATGAGCCAGTCGCTGCGCAACAGCTGCGAGACCATCGAATTTCGCGACGTCTCGAAGCGCTCGATCGTCCCCGTGTTGCGCGATATCTGCCGGCGCGAGGACGTCGAGTTCGAGGAGGAGGCCTTGGAGAAGATCGCCGAGGACACCAGTGGCGACCTGCGGTCGGCAGTCAACGACCTGCAAGCGGTCGCCGAGGAAGCCGAGCGGCTGACCGTCGAGGACGTCGTCACCGGCCAGCGCGACACCACTGAGGGAATCTTCGACTTCCTCGACGCGCTCATCAAGGAGGAAGACGCCGAGGGCGCCCTTCGCGCATCGTACGACGTCGACGAGAACCCCGACGAGATGCTGAACTGGATCGAGGACAACGTCCCCAAGGACTACGCGGGCGCGGAGCTGGCCGACGCCTACGAGTTCCTCGCGAACGCCGACCGGTGGCTGGGCCGGGTGCGGGCGACCCAGGACTACTCCTACTGGCGCTACGCGTCGGACAACATGACCGCCGGAGTCGCCGCCTCGCGCCGCGAGCCCAAGGGCGGTTGGACCCGCTACGGGCCGCCGAGCTACTGGTCGAAACTCGGCCGCACCAAGGGGACCCGTAACACCCGCGACGCCATCGCGGAACGCATCGCCGAACGCGAGGGCACCAGCGTCGGGACCGCCCGGCGGGAGATACTCCCGTTCCTCTCGGCGATGACCCACCACTGCAAAAACCGGGATCTGACGGTCCGGATGGCCGCGGTGTACGAACTTGACGAGAAGGAAGTTTCGTTCGTCACCGGCAGCGGGAAAGATACCAACAAGGTCGAGTCCATCGTCGAGGAGGCCGAGGAGCGACGAACCGAGGAGACCGTCGAACACTCCGGCTCGGCCTTCTTCGAACCCGAGGACGCCGGCGACGGTGACGGCGAGGACGATCCCGATGCCGCGGACTCGAGCGACGAGGCCGATGGGCAAGAGACTCTCGCGACGGCCGGGTCGGCGGACGACGCGAACGGAGCGGCGGAGTCGGCGACCGACGAACCCGACGCGGACGGCGGCGAGGATCCCGACGCCGACGACGACCAGTCGGGACTATCCGACTTCCTCTAG
- a CDS encoding MEDS domain-containing protein, whose amino-acid sequence MNQAAGRYDQPEVLGLENGLEAFQSSSEFRGPVEPLDEHTCNDHFAHIYETPAEKFGAAIPFIRHGLERGERVMYVIDESTEAEVRDAMRDAGLDVDPALAAGALTFHTAQETYLRDGSFEPDEMIDFYGEMVTEATKDYEALRIVAEMTWLDDDETPVKQFIEYEQKINDLFDQTDSLAVCQYNRDLFAPEVIRNVVQTHPHLIYDGAACHNVYYTPPEEFFGADAPARENERMLRTLRDRTTAKAQLHRRERFLQNLYEVSSDPTRSFEEKLQALFDLGCGQFGLELGAMATVDPDADQFEVEFVSDDHEYFEAGLELPLSETYCTAATDTGGIGSVADPVAAGYDDIHVHNEFGIKTYLGTYIEVEGDDNRTFFFVSEKPRDEDFSANERTFQRLLGQWVKYELERQQRERFLHECYEITSDPALGFEEKLEQLLELGCDRFDLEIAGLNHLPSWDGKFRLEKGIGLGLDADEELWTDPDNGCYCRQTVTEDSPVEMLDVRGTHWAEDAIYQEFGLTSYLGTKVSTGAAPYGTLWFGSTEPRERPFSETERSFIELMGQWVSYEIERRENNDSQRKLYEITADPDLDPDEKIDQLLAVGCKRLNLPIGMLTRKRERAFEIEHMHGTHPELDEGTLTPPLTDNYCRRVVNTGDSISVGDAEAAGWDGDALYHEFDLKCYAGTQVFVRGENYGTVCFTDLGTREEFTEAEQVFLDILGQCVSYEIERQQHEADLKDTIEQLERSNDRLRQFAYAASHDLQEPLRMVSTYLQLLENRYKEDLDGDAKDFIDFAVNGADRMREMVDDLLAFSRVEHADDEFDSVDCDAVLDHVTDDLRMQIEENDAEISSESLPTVSGDHEQLEHLFSNLVSNAIKYNESDPPCVEISADQRANSWEFSVTDNGIGIAPDEADKIFDVFKRLHHDDEYSGTGVGLSLCQKIVNNHGGEIWVESEPGEGATFSFTLPATRNPTQ is encoded by the coding sequence ATGAATCAAGCCGCCGGACGCTATGACCAGCCGGAGGTACTGGGCCTCGAGAACGGTCTCGAGGCGTTTCAGTCCAGTTCCGAGTTCCGTGGTCCAGTCGAACCGCTCGACGAGCACACCTGCAACGATCACTTTGCACACATCTACGAGACTCCTGCGGAGAAGTTCGGGGCCGCCATCCCGTTTATTCGGCACGGGCTCGAGCGCGGCGAGCGCGTCATGTATGTCATCGACGAGAGTACCGAAGCCGAGGTGCGGGACGCGATGCGCGACGCCGGACTCGATGTCGATCCCGCGCTCGCCGCGGGCGCACTGACGTTCCACACCGCACAGGAGACCTATCTCCGAGACGGATCGTTCGAGCCCGACGAGATGATCGACTTCTACGGTGAGATGGTCACCGAGGCTACGAAGGACTACGAGGCGCTCCGGATCGTCGCCGAGATGACGTGGCTCGACGACGACGAGACGCCGGTCAAGCAGTTCATCGAGTACGAGCAGAAAATCAACGATCTCTTCGACCAGACGGATTCGCTTGCGGTCTGTCAGTACAACCGTGACTTGTTCGCACCGGAGGTCATCCGGAACGTCGTCCAGACGCACCCGCATCTCATCTACGACGGCGCCGCGTGCCACAACGTCTACTACACGCCGCCGGAGGAGTTCTTCGGTGCCGACGCACCGGCCCGCGAAAACGAGCGCATGCTCCGGACGCTCCGGGACCGGACCACGGCGAAGGCCCAACTCCACCGCCGCGAACGATTCCTGCAGAATCTGTACGAGGTCTCGTCCGATCCCACGCGCTCGTTCGAGGAGAAATTGCAGGCGCTGTTCGATCTCGGATGCGGGCAGTTCGGCCTCGAACTTGGAGCGATGGCCACGGTCGATCCCGACGCCGATCAGTTCGAGGTCGAATTTGTGAGCGACGATCACGAGTACTTCGAGGCGGGTCTCGAACTCCCGCTGTCGGAAACGTACTGCACCGCGGCGACCGACACCGGCGGGATCGGGAGCGTGGCCGACCCCGTTGCGGCCGGGTACGACGATATCCACGTTCACAACGAGTTCGGCATCAAAACGTATCTCGGCACCTATATCGAGGTCGAGGGCGACGACAACCGAACGTTCTTCTTCGTGTCCGAGAAGCCCCGCGACGAGGACTTCTCGGCTAACGAGCGCACGTTCCAGCGGTTGCTGGGGCAGTGGGTCAAGTACGAACTCGAACGCCAGCAGCGCGAACGGTTCCTCCACGAGTGTTACGAGATCACGTCCGATCCCGCCCTCGGCTTCGAGGAGAAACTCGAGCAGTTACTCGAACTCGGATGCGACCGGTTCGACCTCGAGATCGCCGGCCTGAATCACTTGCCGTCGTGGGACGGCAAATTCCGACTCGAGAAGGGTATCGGACTCGGCTTAGATGCCGACGAGGAGCTGTGGACCGACCCGGACAACGGCTGTTACTGCCGTCAGACCGTGACCGAGGATAGTCCGGTCGAGATGCTCGACGTGCGCGGCACTCATTGGGCCGAGGACGCGATCTACCAGGAGTTCGGCCTGACGAGCTACCTCGGGACGAAAGTGTCGACCGGAGCCGCGCCGTACGGCACGCTCTGGTTCGGGAGTACCGAACCGCGGGAGCGACCGTTTTCGGAGACCGAACGCTCGTTTATCGAGTTGATGGGACAGTGGGTCAGCTACGAGATCGAGCGCCGCGAAAACAACGACTCCCAGCGGAAACTCTACGAAATCACCGCCGATCCCGATCTCGATCCAGACGAGAAGATCGATCAATTGCTAGCAGTCGGCTGCAAGCGGCTGAACCTCCCCATCGGGATGCTCACTCGCAAACGCGAGCGGGCGTTCGAGATCGAGCATATGCACGGTACGCATCCCGAACTCGACGAAGGGACGCTCACCCCGCCGTTGACGGACAACTACTGCCGTCGCGTCGTCAACACCGGGGACTCGATTAGCGTCGGCGACGCCGAGGCGGCCGGGTGGGACGGCGACGCGCTCTACCACGAATTCGATCTCAAGTGTTACGCCGGGACGCAGGTGTTCGTCCGCGGCGAGAACTACGGCACCGTCTGTTTCACCGATCTGGGGACTCGAGAGGAGTTCACCGAGGCGGAGCAGGTGTTTCTCGATATCCTCGGCCAATGTGTGAGCTACGAAATCGAGCGCCAACAGCACGAGGCAGACCTCAAGGACACGATCGAGCAACTGGAACGATCCAACGACCGGCTGCGGCAGTTCGCGTACGCCGCCTCGCACGACCTGCAGGAACCGCTCCGGATGGTTTCGACGTATCTACAGCTGCTGGAAAACCGGTACAAGGAGGACCTCGACGGGGACGCGAAGGACTTCATCGATTTCGCAGTCAACGGAGCCGACCGGATGCGGGAGATGGTCGACGATCTGCTCGCGTTCTCGCGGGTCGAACACGCCGACGATGAGTTCGATTCGGTCGACTGTGACGCGGTCCTCGACCACGTCACCGACGATCTCCGGATGCAGATCGAGGAGAACGACGCGGAGATCAGCAGCGAGTCACTGCCGACGGTGAGCGGCGACCACGAGCAACTCGAGCACCTGTTCAGTAATCTCGTCTCGAACGCTATCAAGTATAACGAGAGTGATCCGCCGTGCGTCGAAATCTCGGCCGATCAGCGGGCTAACAGCTGGGAATTCTCGGTTACCGATAACGGGATCGGGATCGCGCCGGACGAAGCGGACAAGATATTCGACGTTTTCAAGCGGCTCCACCACGACGACGAGTACTCGGGGACGGGAGTCGGACTCTCGCTCTGCCAGAAGATCGTCAATAATCACGGCGGCGAAATCTGGGTCGAGTCCGAACCCGGCGAGGGGGCGACGTTCTCATTTACGCTTCCTGCGACGCGGAATCCGACGCAGTGA
- a CDS encoding M48 family metallopeptidase — MAETSYIDSSAERLARQVGIATPTVRIDSTATPLAYTTYRPDTSIINADRDETPVIVLSTGLIETLSQSELSAVLAHEIGHIANDDLRLISVLLMPLIAAETLTEDEGRTSNVFELCGHHLSFIALIGVSIFSRGRELAADRAAAVMTGEPAALASALETLDESATPKPTADLRDHARSTNAINVLPTLGPANSGTGPRSTHPSLETRLEQLRSLARS, encoded by the coding sequence ATGGCCGAGACGTCGTATATCGACTCTTCAGCCGAGCGGCTCGCGAGGCAGGTAGGGATTGCGACACCGACGGTCCGGATCGACTCGACGGCCACTCCGCTTGCATATACGACGTATCGGCCAGATACGTCCATTATCAACGCTGACCGCGACGAGACGCCGGTTATCGTACTCTCGACGGGGCTTATCGAGACGCTGTCACAGTCCGAGCTGTCGGCAGTGCTCGCACACGAGATCGGTCATATCGCCAACGACGATCTTCGACTGATCTCGGTCCTACTAATGCCGCTCATCGCCGCTGAGACGCTCACGGAAGACGAGGGTCGCACGTCGAACGTCTTCGAGCTCTGTGGCCATCACCTCTCGTTTATCGCCTTGATTGGTGTCAGCATCTTTTCGCGTGGTCGAGAGTTGGCCGCCGACCGCGCCGCCGCTGTGATGACCGGTGAGCCCGCTGCACTCGCCAGCGCACTCGAGACACTCGACGAGTCGGCGACTCCGAAACCGACTGCGGATCTCCGAGACCACGCTCGATCGACGAACGCGATCAACGTGCTTCCGACTCTTGGACCCGCGAACAGTGGGACGGGACCCCGATCGACGCATCCATCCCTCGAGACACGTCTCGAACAGCTTCGCTCGCTCGCACGCAGTTGA
- a CDS encoding DUF4013 domain-containing protein — translation MDRIPFCSGCSRSSRAVDSTTLQNILVLTGTVPPSDLLGDPIEIILPLNVVFLTVLLGTFYLIPAALANYAVHRTLRSGFSLREISTVTRQYRYLKSWSLALGLWTIGGLLFVAWNVWRAEIPEFDWTTQTRGFILVVYVPTQTGAISTTALFAAGIVSFYLLVYSYRTIGTTLHELRSNDDTVYQQKAVDGTEVKDD, via the coding sequence TTGGATCGAATCCCGTTCTGTAGTGGGTGTTCTCGGTCGTCCCGCGCCGTCGACTCGACGACGCTGCAGAATATCCTCGTTCTCACAGGGACGGTTCCACCCTCCGATCTACTCGGAGACCCGATCGAGATCATTCTTCCTCTGAACGTGGTGTTCCTCACAGTCCTTCTTGGGACGTTCTATCTGATCCCTGCGGCGCTCGCGAATTACGCCGTTCACCGAACGCTTCGGTCCGGATTTTCACTGCGGGAAATTTCGACTGTCACTCGCCAGTACCGGTACCTAAAAAGCTGGTCGCTGGCGCTTGGATTGTGGACAATCGGTGGATTACTGTTCGTCGCGTGGAACGTCTGGCGGGCGGAGATTCCAGAGTTCGACTGGACGACCCAGACAAGAGGATTCATCCTCGTCGTCTACGTTCCCACACAAACCGGTGCAATTAGCACGACTGCCCTATTCGCGGCGGGCATCGTGTCGTTCTATCTGCTCGTCTACAGCTATCGAACCATCGGGACAACGTTGCACGAACTCCGGTCGAACGACGACACTGTCTACCAACAGAAGGCGGTAGATGGTACGGAAGTGAAAGACGATTGA